The Triticum aestivum cultivar Chinese Spring chromosome 5A, IWGSC CS RefSeq v2.1, whole genome shotgun sequence genomic sequence ACTCGATCTCCGGACACGTCCCCGTCGCTGTTGTCGAGTGAGGAAGCCGGCGGTGCCGCACGCCATGAACTGAGAAAGGGAATGGGGAACAAGCACGAATATAGCGCTCCAATGGGACCAGAGCAAACACCACATGGGCCATCGGTCTCCGGAGGCCGGTGCACTTCCTAACCCGAATTGCCACTACGTTTTCATCTACTCGGCAAGTAGGTAGTGAATGGCATAAAGAGGGGAACCGGGGGCCACCGTGGCATCATCGTCAAGGAAATACTTGCTATGAAACCACAATTTCAAACTTGTTATTCTCATTTTGAAAGTAGAAATACAAATCACGAGGCGCATAGTCTCGTTAAACATGCTCTAGGTCTTGCCGTCAGAGGCCTTCTTTGGCTCCTACGACCTCCGGACCTACATTATTGCATCCTTATGAACACCAATCCTCGATCAATAAAGTTGGCATGTTTGAGTAAAAAAATCGGCTCATCCCGTTGCACCGCACCGCCGGTCGTCGGCGACGGCATGAGGCAATGCAGGAGGAGGAGTACGACTACAAACATGACACGCGACTCGAGATGCGCCACCATTTACTCCCACGCGATGCACAGAAAGAGAGCAGTGGCAGGGCGAGGACAACCGGTGCAATGTCTAGCCGCTCCGAGAGCCTCATCATAATCCATCCATCGACCCCCAGCAAGCCAGGTCACGGCCACGTGTTGGAGGCCCCTCTCgcccttcctttttctttcttcagcCCCATACTGTCCCTTCCCAACCTCACACGCCTCCCAGATTCGCGAGCGCCGGGTGCGCCCAGCCCAGCAGTGCATATCTGGTGATACCGTGTGTGGCATGATCCCCTGATACGAGACCTTGTTGGCCGTTCGATCTGGAGTGAAGGCACAGGATGGGCAGGCTCAGTTCGCATTGCAATTTATGCAAAAGACACCCTGGGTTATTCCGTGATTCAGCTGAAGTGCACACCGCTCTGTTCTGTTTTCCTCTTCTTCAATACGAAATtttccccaccgccgccgcctagGTCATATCCTACCGCCGCCGGCCACCACGGAGCATGCCCCATCCGCTGCTGGACGCCCCAATCAAGAGCAACCTAGAGGGCTATTGCGCGTGCGCCGAATAGTTTGCTCAGAGCCGGCAGAAGCTGTTGGCATCCCCATGGGAGCGGAGACGAACCTCTCGTCGCCGCAGCTAGATCCGACCAAGTCGCGGGAGTCGGTGACCCTACTCAACGACGATCAGGTAAGAGGCAGCGCCTCCTTTTGTCTCAGTACCTGGTCGTTTTCTAGTGCCCGCTTTCCCGATTTTGATTCTTTGGTTTTAGAACTGGATGTCGGCGCTGCGGGAGAGGAAAATCAATTCTCTAATTGAACTGGATGTCGAAACTGGCCTTATTATCTGTTCAATTCAGATGGACATATACACGTAATCTTTCTTACAAAGTGTCATAGAATGTCTCCTACATACAGTAGTTGAAAACCTCTACAGCCTAGCATAAGTGAGCATTTAGAGTAATTGACTAAAATTCATGCCAAATGAGGCTCAATAATGCTTGACTAACAGAAAATCCCAGTAGAACTCTAGGTCAGGCTGGGACCTCCCAGTATTGAAAATCTATGTACTTGTTCTCACTTTGCAGCAGCTGGAATTAGGAAAGTTTCATGGATCAAAATTACTTTATCACAGTGTAATAAGCTGACTTGCTGGCCAAATAAACTGGCCTGCTAATCAAAATAGTGTCTTCTTTGACTATCCACAAATATTATGGGTAAAATAAGATGTAAGCATTGTTTAGTTCTCTAACAAGAGAACAATGACATGGAGGGCGAGTAACAGACCTTTCGTACTCGGCACTCTGAACTCAGTACATGTGCGATTGTCGACTGCTACTTTCTTGATTAACTACATAGCAAAAGTGTAACACTTGGTTGCACG encodes the following:
- the LOC123104276 gene encoding uncharacterized protein isoform X1; this translates as MGAETNLSSPQLDPTKSRESVTLLNDDQNWMSALRERKINSLIELDVETGLIICSIQMDIYTVQYTWLSVTKAWSRQLAWSLINGRPARCSTHDVNTGMENGFTLITCQYNHYEIKLMAT
- the LOC123104276 gene encoding uncharacterized protein isoform X2, which encodes MGAETNLSSPQLDPTKSRESVTLLNDDQNWMSALRERKINSLIELDVETGLIICSIQMDIYTVQYTWLSVTKAWSRQLAWSLINGRPARCSTHDVHFCQHRMAYKENMKSPSDL